One Oceanicoccus sagamiensis genomic region harbors:
- the fliS gene encoding flagellar export chaperone FliS produces MLNKGLAQYQQVNTGSGVEDASPHRLIQMLMEGMLQRLAEAKGAIQRNSASEKGEAIGKAVTIVAGLRNSLNKEVGGEMADNLDDLYDYMQRRLLEANIGSSEDIVDEVMALMRTIKSGWDGIAEEVA; encoded by the coding sequence ATGTTAAATAAAGGTTTAGCTCAGTATCAGCAGGTCAATACCGGCTCAGGTGTTGAAGATGCTTCCCCACATCGCTTAATCCAAATGCTAATGGAAGGTATGTTACAGCGCCTGGCCGAGGCCAAAGGTGCTATTCAGCGTAATTCCGCCTCAGAAAAAGGCGAAGCCATTGGTAAGGCTGTTACTATCGTGGCCGGTTTGCGCAATAGTCTGAATAAAGAGGTAGGCGGTGAAATGGCCGACAACCTTGATGATTTATATGACTATATGCAGCGCCGTTTGCTTGAAGCGAATATTGGCAGCAGCGAAGACATTGTCGATGAAGTGATGGCTTTGATGCGTACGATTAAGTCGGGTTGGGATGGTATTGCCGAGGAAGTGGCTTAA
- a CDS encoding sigma-54-dependent transcriptional regulator, which translates to MTSAPIKLNATVLVVEDDRDLREALVDTLEIAGCSVVQADCAEKALEIIPEQALDMVVSDINMGAMDGLGLLKEIRRLYPQLPVLLVTAYGSVSASVEAIRNGAVDYLVKPFKPQLLVETVSRYVGVASVNADDQPVAVEPSSLQLLQLATRVAETDSTVLICGESGSGKEVLARYVHQQSKRAAQPFVAINCAAIPENMLEGMLFGHEKGAFTGAYNSAPGKFEQANGGTLLLDEISEMDIGLQAKILRVIQEREVERLGGRKTIDLDVRIIATTNRQLSEEVQAGRFREDLYYRLSVFPLQWLPLRERPQDIEPLAQKLLKMHTTKMGRTPVDLDHTAVQALSSHHWPGNVRELDNVVQRALIMQPGTVISDFHLRLDPFNNQPINLDVAPSVGALQTAGNHTVLEDDLQRREFEIIVDTLKSEGGSRKNTAEKLGISPRTLRYKLAKMRDIGISLEGALQGA; encoded by the coding sequence ATGACCTCTGCCCCCATAAAGTTAAATGCTACTGTCTTAGTCGTAGAAGATGATCGTGACTTAAGAGAAGCCTTGGTGGATACGCTGGAAATCGCTGGCTGTTCAGTAGTACAGGCCGATTGTGCGGAAAAAGCCCTGGAGATTATTCCGGAGCAAGCGCTGGATATGGTGGTATCCGATATCAATATGGGGGCGATGGATGGCCTGGGTTTATTAAAAGAAATTCGTCGTCTTTATCCACAGTTACCGGTGTTATTAGTCACAGCCTACGGGAGTGTCAGCGCCTCGGTTGAGGCTATTCGCAATGGCGCTGTCGATTATTTAGTAAAGCCCTTTAAACCACAATTATTAGTAGAGACCGTCAGTCGCTATGTGGGCGTGGCCAGTGTTAATGCCGACGACCAACCGGTTGCTGTAGAGCCCTCCAGCTTGCAACTATTACAGTTGGCAACACGGGTGGCAGAAACCGATTCTACTGTACTGATATGCGGTGAATCCGGTAGCGGTAAAGAAGTTCTGGCTCGCTATGTTCATCAACAATCCAAACGGGCAGCGCAACCTTTTGTGGCCATTAACTGTGCGGCTATTCCGGAAAATATGCTGGAAGGTATGTTGTTTGGCCACGAGAAGGGGGCGTTTACCGGTGCTTATAATAGTGCGCCCGGTAAATTTGAACAGGCCAATGGCGGTACCTTACTGTTAGATGAAATTTCAGAAATGGATATTGGTTTACAGGCAAAAATTTTACGGGTGATTCAGGAGCGTGAAGTGGAGCGTCTGGGCGGCCGTAAAACGATTGATCTGGATGTGCGGATTATTGCCACCACCAATCGACAATTGTCGGAAGAGGTTCAGGCCGGGCGGTTCCGAGAAGATTTATATTACCGCTTGAGTGTTTTCCCATTGCAGTGGCTACCTCTGCGGGAGCGACCTCAGGATATTGAACCTTTGGCGCAAAAATTATTAAAAATGCATACCACTAAAATGGGTCGTACCCCGGTTGATCTTGATCATACTGCGGTACAGGCTTTAAGCAGCCATCACTGGCCGGGCAATGTGAGGGAACTGGATAATGTGGTGCAGCGGGCATTGATTATGCAGCCGGGCACGGTAATTTCTGATTTTCATTTACGTCTGGACCCCTTCAATAACCAGCCGATAAATCTGGACGTTGCTCCCTCAGTAGGAGCGCTCCAAACAGCTGGCAATCACACGGTATTGGAAGATGATCTACAGCGCCGTGAGTTTGAAATCATTGTCGATACTTTAAAGAGCGAAGGTGGCTCCCGTAAAAATACCGCGGAAAAATTAGGTATTAGCCCGAGAACCTTGCGCTATAAATTAGCCAAGATGCGCGATATAGGGATTAGTTTAGAGGGTGCTTTGCAGGGAGCTTAA
- a CDS encoding DUF3313 family protein, whose amino-acid sequence MNRRLCSTIAFTLLFGLSACTQYPAERGPVNEQGLTTLTQSSFDELAIRSSTDFKQYRKLKIEPLTVSYDKTRRHDSLNRKADAFEFDEREMALFNEQFRKAFSGTWGERYGWELTEETAADVIVIKASITDLYLYASIKNNEILPTKAATNESSRMVINLDLVDGQSGELLLQSSGKKTTGFRGTGVGSMTRTSSVRYWSDAFQAFRQWANLLANQVGDIPTS is encoded by the coding sequence ATGAACAGACGCCTATGCAGCACGATTGCATTCACCTTACTGTTTGGCTTGTCGGCCTGTACCCAATACCCCGCCGAGCGAGGCCCGGTTAATGAGCAGGGGCTTACCACCCTCACCCAATCCTCCTTTGACGAATTAGCCATACGTAGCAGCACCGACTTTAAGCAATACCGTAAACTAAAGATTGAGCCGCTAACGGTTAGCTATGATAAGACACGCCGCCATGATTCGCTTAACCGCAAAGCCGATGCCTTTGAATTTGATGAGCGCGAAATGGCGCTATTTAATGAGCAGTTCCGCAAAGCGTTTAGCGGCACATGGGGTGAACGCTATGGCTGGGAACTAACCGAAGAAACAGCTGCGGATGTTATTGTCATCAAGGCAAGCATCACAGACCTCTATCTATATGCCTCCATCAAGAACAACGAAATCCTGCCGACTAAAGCCGCCACCAATGAAAGTAGCCGGATGGTGATTAATCTCGATCTGGTCGATGGTCAAAGTGGAGAGTTATTACTGCAAAGCAGTGGCAAAAAAACCACTGGCTTTAGGGGGACAGGCGTTGGCTCTATGACCCGGACCAGTAGCGTCAGGTACTGGAGTGATGCCTTCCAGGCCTTTAGGCAGTGGGCTAACCTACTAGCTAATCAGGTCGGCGATATTCCTACTTCCTAG
- a CDS encoding putative bifunctional diguanylate cyclase/phosphodiesterase, protein MTENLDPIGSSADLPIVLVVEDNPVERQLVGKILRNANFEVIAVDCGEVVLDTVVNYQPDIILLDALLPDIDGFDVCGHLRAHPKGVYIPIIMLTGLDDVSSINRAYEVGATDFFTKPINHSLLVHRIKYLLRARLIMDQLRMSKQSLASAQQVAKLGHWELHVEKGRFQVSEEMHRLYRLDGAYEESDTAVLMERCHPDDRQHLQDSLIASIRDLREARVEHRIVFDDGTERYLEVHTTVMQDEGDGSTHILGISIDVTDRKESEREILRLAYCDRLTGLPNRSLLESLLEQAIPRSHLNGGAVAILGIDLDLFNRVNNSMGHSAGDAVLQQLTERLNTLVNCADVGLYLERLSMSIESNLDDIATDMVSRLAADTFIIAMTGADRNSGEVERFAERVKASFQQPFLYRGQELFVTASIGIAYSESGSSTAESLLQKADLALHEAKMQGRNEIRAYSGDLVAKVSTHLSIQSDLRKALQNGEFQLFYQPKISTRDASVKGFEALIRWVHPVKGLVPPNQFITVAEDTGQIVEIGQWVIETACRQNKQWLDEGLVNVRVAVNVSARQFKEGNLIEVIESALASTGLKEENLELEMTEGVLMSDPSTGDTLSELRSKGIAVSLDDFGTGYSSLSYITRFPIDTIKIDRCFVQDITIDSEKAAIVSAVSNLSHGLNFNVVAEGVETETELDVIRQLRCDEVQGYYYCRPMAAQDISEWLRSRSAVTSLKSAK, encoded by the coding sequence TTGACAGAAAATCTCGATCCTATTGGCTCTTCAGCGGATTTGCCCATCGTTCTGGTGGTCGAAGATAACCCTGTGGAGCGCCAGTTAGTCGGCAAGATTTTACGTAACGCCAATTTTGAGGTGATTGCGGTCGACTGCGGCGAAGTAGTGCTCGATACCGTGGTGAATTACCAGCCTGATATTATTCTGCTAGATGCCCTGCTACCGGATATCGATGGTTTTGATGTCTGTGGCCATCTGCGCGCCCACCCCAAGGGTGTTTATATCCCCATTATTATGTTGACCGGTCTGGATGATGTGAGCTCGATTAATCGCGCTTATGAAGTAGGGGCTACCGACTTCTTTACCAAGCCGATCAACCACTCCTTATTAGTTCACCGCATCAAATATCTACTGCGTGCCCGCCTGATTATGGATCAGCTGCGCATGAGTAAGCAGTCACTAGCCAGTGCCCAGCAAGTGGCCAAGCTGGGTCATTGGGAGCTGCATGTAGAAAAAGGCCGTTTTCAGGTTTCTGAAGAGATGCACCGTCTTTACCGGCTGGACGGTGCCTACGAAGAGTCCGATACCGCCGTGCTGATGGAGCGCTGCCACCCGGATGACCGGCAGCATTTGCAAGACTCCTTAATAGCGTCGATCCGTGATTTGCGGGAAGCGCGGGTTGAGCACCGCATTGTGTTTGATGATGGTACTGAGCGCTATCTGGAAGTGCATACGACAGTGATGCAGGATGAGGGTGACGGTAGCACCCATATTCTGGGTATCAGTATTGATGTTACCGACCGGAAAGAGTCCGAGCGGGAAATTCTGCGCTTGGCTTATTGCGATCGTTTGACCGGGTTACCCAACCGCTCTTTATTAGAAAGCCTCTTAGAGCAGGCGATACCGCGATCACACCTGAATGGCGGTGCGGTTGCTATTTTGGGTATTGATTTGGATTTATTTAACCGGGTTAATAACTCAATGGGGCACAGTGCCGGTGATGCGGTATTACAGCAGCTGACTGAGCGCCTCAACACGCTGGTTAATTGTGCGGATGTGGGGCTTTATCTGGAGCGCCTGTCCATGTCGATTGAGTCAAATCTGGATGATATTGCGACGGATATGGTGTCGCGACTGGCCGCTGATACTTTCATCATTGCCATGACCGGCGCAGATCGCAATAGTGGTGAAGTTGAGCGTTTTGCTGAGCGCGTTAAGGCCAGTTTCCAGCAACCTTTCCTCTACCGTGGCCAGGAGTTATTTGTTACCGCCAGTATTGGTATTGCTTACTCAGAGTCAGGCAGCAGTACTGCCGAAAGCCTATTGCAAAAAGCCGACCTGGCTTTGCATGAAGCCAAAATGCAAGGGCGCAATGAAATCCGTGCGTACTCAGGAGATCTGGTCGCTAAGGTTTCTACTCATTTATCGATTCAAAGCGATTTAAGAAAAGCACTGCAAAATGGCGAGTTTCAGCTATTTTACCAGCCTAAAATTTCTACCCGTGATGCCTCCGTAAAAGGTTTTGAAGCTTTAATCCGTTGGGTCCACCCCGTTAAAGGCCTGGTGCCGCCTAACCAATTTATTACCGTGGCTGAAGATACCGGGCAAATTGTTGAGATTGGCCAGTGGGTGATTGAAACCGCTTGCCGGCAGAATAAGCAATGGCTGGATGAAGGCCTGGTGAATGTCAGGGTGGCAGTCAATGTCTCCGCCAGGCAGTTTAAAGAGGGTAACCTGATCGAGGTTATCGAAAGTGCTCTGGCCAGTACCGGTTTAAAAGAAGAAAATCTTGAGCTGGAAATGACAGAGGGGGTATTAATGTCTGACCCCAGTACCGGCGATACCTTGTCAGAGTTACGGTCTAAGGGGATTGCGGTATCACTGGATGATTTTGGTACAGGCTATTCGTCACTCAGTTATATTACCCGCTTCCCGATTGATACCATCAAGATTGACCGCTGCTTTGTGCAGGATATTACTATCGACTCTGAAAAAGCGGCGATTGTTTCCGCCGTGTCCAACCTTTCCCATGGCCTGAACTTTAATGTGGTGGCAGAAGGGGTAGAGACAGAAACAGAATTAGATGTGATTCGCCAACTGCGTTGCGATGAAGTGCAGGGTTATTATTACTGCCGCCCAATGGCTGCTCAGGATATTAGTGAATGGTTGCGCAGTCGAAGTGCTGTTACCTCACTGAAAAGTGCCAAATAA
- a CDS encoding sensor histidine kinase yields MAPPAVESSQSLAADASMAMPVEGENVQPIRSREELMSAFEVFNNVSAQLAETYQEMEERVGSLNQELHQVAEQRLQELKEKERVSNRLESLLHLLPAGVVVLDSKGVVTSCNPAAEDFLGEPLLGEIWRDVIRRSFAPQVDDGHEISLKDGRRISMVTRSMQGEPGQLILLTDLTETRELQRRLDRHRRLSEMGRMMSSLAHQIRTPLSAAMLYAGHLCDSDLTQQQSQRFSEKILSRLNHLDQQVKDMLIFVKGDVKLTDTIAVGELIHQLEAAMEVSIESSHSRYNIANDCTHAMIQCNRDSMVGALMNLINNAIQSVGEGVDISIKVSTQDGENLQIMIADNGPGIEPDVLKNLQEPFFTTKSQGTGLGLTVVKAVAQAHHGDFKLSSRAGSGTTAVLTLPVFDGVSKTVILDQYANHDGVAQ; encoded by the coding sequence ATGGCACCTCCTGCCGTTGAAAGTAGCCAGTCCTTAGCTGCCGATGCCTCTATGGCTATGCCGGTAGAAGGTGAGAATGTCCAGCCTATCCGCAGCCGCGAAGAGCTGATGTCCGCCTTTGAAGTCTTTAACAATGTGTCTGCCCAGTTAGCGGAAACCTATCAGGAAATGGAAGAGCGAGTAGGTTCGCTTAACCAGGAGCTGCATCAGGTTGCCGAGCAGCGCTTGCAGGAGCTAAAAGAAAAAGAACGGGTTAGCAATCGCTTAGAAAGCCTGCTGCATTTACTGCCCGCAGGTGTTGTTGTGTTAGATAGCAAAGGGGTCGTCACTTCGTGTAATCCCGCAGCTGAAGATTTTCTCGGTGAGCCGTTATTGGGTGAAATTTGGCGCGATGTTATTCGCCGCTCATTTGCTCCACAGGTGGATGATGGTCATGAGATTTCACTGAAAGACGGCCGCCGTATCAGCATGGTCACCCGTTCTATGCAGGGTGAGCCCGGCCAGTTAATTTTACTGACCGATTTAACCGAAACCCGGGAACTGCAACGTCGCCTTGATCGTCACCGCCGTCTCTCGGAAATGGGTCGGATGATGTCATCACTGGCTCACCAAATTCGCACCCCGCTTTCTGCTGCTATGCTCTATGCCGGCCATCTTTGTGATTCCGATTTAACCCAGCAGCAAAGCCAGCGCTTTTCAGAAAAAATTCTCTCCCGTTTAAATCATTTGGACCAGCAAGTAAAAGATATGCTGATCTTTGTAAAAGGCGATGTAAAACTCACCGATACCATAGCGGTCGGTGAACTTATCCATCAGTTGGAAGCGGCGATGGAGGTCTCTATCGAGAGCAGTCATTCCCGCTATAACATTGCTAACGATTGCACCCATGCGATGATTCAATGTAATCGCGATAGCATGGTCGGTGCACTGATGAATTTAATTAACAATGCGATTCAGTCAGTGGGCGAAGGCGTGGACATTAGCATTAAGGTCAGCACCCAGGACGGTGAAAATCTGCAAATTATGATTGCTGATAATGGCCCCGGTATTGAGCCCGACGTGCTAAAAAATTTACAGGAACCATTCTTCACCACCAAATCACAGGGCACCGGTTTAGGTCTCACTGTGGTTAAGGCTGTTGCTCAGGCCCACCACGGTGATTTTAAACTGTCTTCCAGAGCTGGCAGTGGAACCACTGCGGTGCTGACGCTGCCTGTTTTTGATGGTGTTAGTAAAACGGTCATCCTGGATCAGTATGCCAATCATGATGGAGTTGCCCAATGA
- a CDS encoding acyl-[ACP]--phospholipid O-acyltransferase, which produces MKKLFSIPGVTAYLIVVFLNAFVDLGHKITIQNTIFKVYDGNTQIIYAAIINSMILLPFILLFSPAGIISDRYAKEVVMRLSAWAAVAITLGITCCYYMGWFWPAFGLTFLLAIQSAIYSPAKYGYIKTLFGKQHLAEGNGLVQATTIFAMLFGTFVFSVIFESLFPKGSDTNSGLMAVAPIGWLLVLNSIIELIMAYRLPLIDRSHSDKRLTAKALLNAKSMIDNIKPVTRNRVIRLSVIGIAIFWSVGQVMLAAFSAFAKETLAIDNTIIIQGIMAFSGLGIAIGSTLAGKWSKGHIETGLVPIGAAGIGLGLLLLPQINSAAGHFANFLFIGIMGGLFIVPLNALIQFTAKENELGTVIAGNNLIQNISMLSFLIITVLFAIAGIDSKILLTLIAIVAMIGGFYTIYQLPQSLVRFLIGGIMSRRYKIDVQGVRNIPSQGGVLLLGNHISWIDWAIIQIASPRPIRFVMFKDIYERWYLKGFFKLGGCIPIDSTAGSHSSLKTVASLLDNGEIVCLFPEGSISRTGHLGEFRRGYELACKRVSQDIVIIPFYLRGLWGSQFSHSSEKLKTIRSKGRFRELIVAFGSPLPKDTGVDILKRRVFDLSIEAWQQHVNDLPSLPHAWIDTVKRVGSEMAIADTSSEPLSATQALCASIAFSKRIKTHSSNTTIGLLLPTSAGGMIANMAGLLAGKTIVNLNYSASESTLQSAVQQADISTIFTSRLFLEKLAMRDIHFKQLLEHNQVVYLEDLKSTMTKYELLRLWLTVKLLPASGLRWLYSRHISADQTAAILFSSGSEGAPKGVMLSHRNIMANLKQISDVLNTQDSDVVMASLPLFHAFGLTVTQFMPLIEGLPVVCHADPTDAPNIGKAVAHYKATIICGTSTFLRLYTKNRKVHPLMFDSLRIVVAGAEKLNEQVRESFQLKFNKTIYEGYGATETTPVASVNLPDALDTDYWEVQTGGKIGTVGMPLPGTSFKIIDPDTEAELDTGEEGMIIIGGSQIMQGYLKLPEKTDDVIRTIDGQRWYITGDKGRIDKDGFLTIIDRYSRFAKIAGEMVGLGNVEQNVKQALKTMGETLKDDAEVLAVNIPDANKGERIVLLTTVEIDSSTLKKTLLDARCNALAIPAQILLVEDIPKLGSGKTDFSQAKILAAQ; this is translated from the coding sequence ATGAAAAAGCTGTTTTCTATCCCCGGTGTGACAGCCTACCTGATCGTTGTCTTTCTAAATGCCTTTGTTGACCTTGGCCATAAGATCACCATCCAGAACACCATTTTTAAAGTCTACGATGGCAATACCCAGATTATCTATGCCGCGATCATCAATAGTATGATCCTGCTGCCGTTTATTTTGCTATTTAGCCCCGCCGGTATTATCTCTGACCGCTATGCCAAAGAGGTTGTGATGCGCCTGTCTGCCTGGGCAGCGGTGGCCATTACACTGGGCATTACCTGCTGCTATTACATGGGTTGGTTCTGGCCCGCCTTTGGTCTAACGTTTTTACTGGCGATTCAGTCGGCCATTTATTCCCCGGCAAAATATGGCTATATCAAAACCCTATTCGGCAAACAGCATCTGGCCGAAGGCAATGGTCTGGTACAGGCGACTACCATCTTCGCCATGCTGTTTGGCACCTTTGTCTTTTCAGTGATTTTTGAATCCCTGTTCCCCAAGGGCAGTGATACAAATAGCGGTTTAATGGCCGTGGCGCCGATCGGATGGCTACTAGTGCTAAACAGCATTATTGAATTGATTATGGCTTACCGCTTGCCGCTGATAGACCGCAGCCACAGTGATAAGCGTTTAACGGCCAAAGCACTGCTCAATGCAAAATCCATGATCGATAATATTAAGCCTGTCACCCGCAATCGGGTTATCAGGCTATCGGTGATTGGTATAGCGATATTCTGGTCCGTGGGGCAAGTTATGTTGGCAGCCTTCTCGGCCTTTGCCAAAGAAACCCTGGCGATTGATAACACCATTATTATTCAGGGCATTATGGCGTTCTCAGGGCTTGGCATTGCCATTGGTTCAACCTTGGCGGGCAAGTGGTCCAAAGGGCATATAGAAACCGGACTGGTGCCTATTGGCGCAGCGGGGATTGGTCTTGGCCTGTTATTACTGCCGCAAATTAATTCAGCGGCGGGGCACTTTGCCAACTTCTTGTTTATCGGCATTATGGGGGGCTTATTTATTGTGCCACTCAATGCGCTGATCCAATTTACCGCCAAAGAAAATGAGTTAGGCACTGTGATTGCTGGCAATAACCTGATTCAAAATATCAGCATGCTGAGCTTTTTAATCATCACCGTGCTATTTGCCATTGCCGGTATAGACAGCAAAATACTACTGACCCTGATCGCTATTGTGGCGATGATTGGCGGCTTTTACACCATCTATCAACTACCGCAAAGTCTGGTGCGTTTTTTAATTGGTGGGATTATGAGCCGCCGCTATAAAATTGATGTACAGGGTGTGCGGAATATACCCTCACAGGGTGGCGTTTTATTATTGGGCAATCATATTAGCTGGATTGATTGGGCCATTATTCAAATTGCCAGCCCGCGCCCTATTCGCTTTGTGATGTTTAAAGATATTTATGAGCGCTGGTATCTCAAAGGGTTTTTCAAGTTGGGTGGGTGCATTCCCATTGACTCTACTGCCGGTAGTCACAGTTCATTAAAAACGGTTGCCTCACTATTAGATAACGGCGAAATCGTTTGTTTATTCCCCGAAGGCAGTATCAGTCGCACCGGGCATTTAGGCGAATTTCGCCGGGGCTATGAACTGGCCTGTAAAAGAGTCAGCCAGGATATTGTGATTATCCCGTTTTATTTACGGGGCTTATGGGGCAGCCAGTTTTCACACTCCTCAGAGAAATTAAAAACTATCCGCAGCAAAGGCCGCTTCCGTGAATTGATTGTTGCCTTTGGCAGCCCATTGCCCAAAGACACCGGTGTCGATATCTTAAAACGCCGTGTCTTTGATTTATCGATCGAAGCCTGGCAGCAACATGTTAATGACCTGCCCTCACTACCCCATGCCTGGATTGACACAGTAAAACGCGTGGGCAGTGAAATGGCCATTGCCGATACCTCGTCTGAGCCGCTATCGGCCACCCAGGCACTCTGTGCCAGTATTGCTTTTTCTAAACGGATTAAGACCCACAGCAGCAACACAACTATCGGCTTATTATTACCGACCAGCGCAGGCGGTATGATCGCCAATATGGCGGGGCTATTAGCGGGCAAAACCATCGTCAACCTTAACTACTCCGCCAGCGAAAGCACCTTGCAATCGGCGGTGCAACAGGCCGATATCAGTACTATTTTTACCTCTCGGTTATTTTTAGAAAAACTGGCTATGCGGGATATCCATTTTAAACAGCTACTGGAACATAACCAGGTGGTTTATCTGGAAGACCTGAAAAGTACGATGACCAAGTATGAGTTATTGCGGCTTTGGCTAACGGTTAAACTGTTGCCCGCCTCTGGCTTACGCTGGCTATACTCACGGCATATCAGTGCCGACCAAACCGCGGCGATATTATTTTCCAGCGGCAGCGAAGGTGCCCCCAAAGGGGTGATGTTAAGCCACCGCAATATTATGGCCAACTTAAAGCAGATATCGGATGTGCTAAATACCCAGGACAGTGATGTCGTGATGGCCTCCCTGCCCTTGTTCCATGCCTTTGGTTTAACCGTGACTCAGTTTATGCCACTGATCGAAGGCCTGCCTGTTGTCTGCCATGCCGACCCAACCGACGCCCCCAATATTGGTAAAGCGGTGGCCCATTATAAAGCCACCATTATTTGTGGCACCTCCACCTTTTTACGGCTCTATACCAAAAACCGCAAAGTGCATCCGCTGATGTTTGATAGCCTGCGTATTGTGGTGGCCGGTGCAGAAAAACTGAATGAGCAGGTCCGTGAAAGCTTCCAGCTTAAATTCAATAAAACTATTTACGAAGGCTACGGCGCTACCGAAACCACCCCCGTTGCCAGTGTGAATTTACCGGATGCACTGGATACCGATTATTGGGAAGTTCAAACCGGCGGTAAAATCGGCACGGTGGGTATGCCTCTGCCGGGCACCAGTTTTAAAATTATTGACCCCGATACCGAAGCAGAGTTAGACACCGGTGAAGAAGGGATGATTATTATTGGCGGCTCTCAAATTATGCAGGGGTATTTAAAACTACCCGAGAAAACCGATGATGTGATTCGTACGATTGATGGCCAGCGCTGGTATATTACCGGCGATAAAGGGCGTATTGATAAGGACGGCTTTTTAACCATAATTGATCGCTACTCTCGCTTTGCCAAAATTGCCGGCGAGATGGTGGGACTGGGCAATGTTGAACAAAACGTTAAACAGGCTTTAAAAACGATGGGGGAAACCCTAAAGGACGATGCCGAAGTACTGGCGGTCAATATCCCTGATGCCAATAAAGGCGAACGAATTGTGTTACTAACGACGGTAGAGATTGATAGCAGCACCCTGAAAAAGACGCTGCTGGATGCCCGCTGCAACGCACTGGCAATACCGGCCCAAATACTTCTGGTGGAAGACATACCCAAGCTGGGCTCTGGTAAAACCGATTTTAGTCAGGCGAAGATATTAGCGGCGCAATAG